The uncultured Methanoregula sp. genomic sequence GGGGCACTCCAGTCCAGGAACCGGCCATAGCTGGCATTCCATTCATAGCGTGCACCGGATATGCCAAAACCGGTTACGTTCGGGGTGAGCCCGATGCCGGGTGTCGATGACATAAGGGGAGAATAAACCGAAGGTACGGCATCAATCCGGACTGATGTTTCCTGAGGATTGGCTGGCGCCTGGATACATCCGCTCATGAAAATCGTCAGCACAACAACGAGGGTAAGCACGGCAGCCCGTTCCATAGCAGATTAACATGGACAGATATACGGGATAACCGTTTCACTTTTCTTCCCCCGCAACGGTTTTTTAGAAAACCCCTGTGCAAAAACGAGAGGGCCGGGAAAACTCCCGGGCGGGTTTATCCCTTGTCAGGGAAGATCCCGGCACCAACGACAAGATCATCACCGGCCATCTGCGAGTACCCGAGTTTTGGGCGGATGCTGAAATTTGTTGACGGATCAGCAAAGAAATAGTACAGGAATCCCCCGCCGTTCTGTGCATTCGAGATGATATACGGGACCGGGTACTCCCCGTACGGGTCGCGGTCAGAGAGACGATTCACTCCGACAAGTCCCGGGAGGTAGGGGTTCGCGAGGAGCGTGCCGTTCCGGTCGAATGCAAAAATGAACATGCCGGGCTCAGAGAATGTCCCGTTCGGTGTATTGAATTCCCGGATCGCTGCGTCCCTGCCATTCTTTTTCACGTACGCTGAAGCTTCACCAACCCGGGATACGAGCTGGTCGCGCCGGTCCTTTGAGTAAGCAACAGGAATATCCGGAAGGTAGATCCCGGTTCCTGCCACCCAGTGGGAATCAACCGGCGTTACATAGGATACCTTGAATTCCGGCCTGCCCGAAGCAGGGTTCGTGTACACGTAATAGAAAAATCCCCCGCCATGCAAGGCAAGCTGGATCTTCCGTTCACCGATCGCGATCCCGTTCTGGTCCGTTAAGTTGCGTTCGTTTTTCCCGATATTTTCCTTCACAAACGGCATGGCAAGCGTGGTCCCGTCCATATCAAAGGCGAAGATATAGGTACCGTTCTCTGCAAACGGACCCGAAGCATTGTTGAATGCTGCAAGGGCTTTCTCCCTGCCGGTGTTCCGGGCATAGTTGACCGCATACCCTGCTTTTGCTTCAAGGATCTGCCGGATCGTATCGGGAGACTGCTGCGGGATGCTGATGTCCGATCCATAGATGCCGGACCCGATCCACCATGAATCGTCAATCTTTTTGACATATGCCAGTTTCTGTTCGGTTTTGCCCGAGATCGGGTTCTCGAACTGGTAGGTCGCAAAGCCGCTCCCGTTCCGGGCAGTATCCCGCATCACCTCGATCATCCGTACGCCGGCAGCATCGGTGAGGTCAAGCTTGTTATTTCCAAGAAATTCGGGATGATAGGGATGGGCAAGGTTTGTCCCGTTGAAGTCGTAGGCCCAGATGTAGAGCTCGCCTCTTGTGAACGAACCGTTCCGGTTTGCAAATTCATTGAGAGCTGCAGTCTTTCCCACCCGTTGGGAATAGACAGCAGCATCGTTTACGACCGTAATGAGATTTTCTGCAGGAGTCAGGGAAGTGCCGGCTGCGGTTGTGATCGTTGCGGGAGTGACCGGGCCTGACGGGGTGATATTCCGGGCAACCGGCGAGGTGCAGCCGGCTGATATCAGGAGAAGGGCGAGGATGAGAAGCGCCACGGGGATTTTTGCGTCCATAAGGGGGAATGGGATATCGTAATATTTGAGCCTGATGATCTGTGACGGAAGGGAAGGCATTCTGACATGAATGTAACGTGAAAATGAAGCACGTATTGAACTCCAGATATACCGTTTTTTCTCCGCCGGAAAACCCGGCCCTCATAATCGCGTTCCGGCAGCGTTTTCAGGTGACGGTGGAGTAAAACCTGTGGCAAAAACCGGCCCTGCCGGAACACCGTTAAGGGTCATCCGGTGAGGTGGATTCCAGACGAATTTTGGCAAACGGGGCGATATTCTGCCGTTTTTTCCATGCGAAATGAATCCGGGCCCAATCTGGTGTCCACCACAAGGGTCCGGAATACCTGGAACGGAAACGGAGCCCTGTACGGGCTTATCTTACCCTGATGGAATGGTGACCTTTTTGAGGGCCTGAAAATCCAGGAAATACATAGATGATGTGGGTATCTCCCACCTCCCAATCCGGGCCATATACGGGCTTCGATTGCCGGTTTTCTCGTACCGGTATTGCATGAGTGGCACTAATTCGGGAAAATGAGACACTATTTATTGGAAAGCATTGGCCAAAATGCCCCGATTTCCGTATTTCGGCATAAATCGGGCTCCGAAAAAGACGCTAATAGCCCTCATTGGTTGGCCGATCTCCTCCCGGATCGACCTAACATATGGACAAGTGAAAGAACCCCTGTTTTGGGGTA encodes the following:
- a CDS encoding cache domain-containing protein, whose amino-acid sequence is MDAKIPVALLILALLLISAGCTSPVARNITPSGPVTPATITTAAGTSLTPAENLITVVNDAAVYSQRVGKTAALNEFANRNGSFTRGELYIWAYDFNGTNLAHPYHPEFLGNNKLDLTDAAGVRMIEVMRDTARNGSGFATYQFENPISGKTEQKLAYVKKIDDSWWIGSGIYGSDISIPQQSPDTIRQILEAKAGYAVNYARNTGREKALAAFNNASGPFAENGTYIFAFDMDGTTLAMPFVKENIGKNERNLTDQNGIAIGERKIQLALHGGGFFYYVYTNPASGRPEFKVSYVTPVDSHWVAGTGIYLPDIPVAYSKDRRDQLVSRVGEASAYVKKNGRDAAIREFNTPNGTFSEPGMFIFAFDRNGTLLANPYLPGLVGVNRLSDRDPYGEYPVPYIISNAQNGGGFLYYFFADPSTNFSIRPKLGYSQMAGDDLVVGAGIFPDKG